A DNA window from Onychostoma macrolepis isolate SWU-2019 chromosome 13, ASM1243209v1, whole genome shotgun sequence contains the following coding sequences:
- the tacc3 gene encoding transforming acidic coiled-coil-containing protein 3: MSSEALKENQGAVWMNSTSEAAFDIFTLEQSTGRPSILRQSQADNISRTAHRGAKVCFQTPRRDPVTKKIMSPSRASRPSSQEDSSKALETLTASTDQSSLLNNPSTTPIDMQSDSLAYLDDMPVQSRGAYTLDLDNLDVLNPFQGSSKMQNSPPKSSALPESWTSVLVESDKTAAPVSAPQPEVPEVTDTALDETLPFVPSVENSLSECSANISSAEGTVIIKTDNIENSATDVEESDMTEPAPVSQQIPVLEDQPEAQDLARPPVGSYNLDFDDLDSLNPLQTGGSKIPNSPLIGKASVVSDPPLPSQEAKQEPELSVHTPDVPTSSDASIPPQENSTATAGSSSTAPPKKNEMLLEFNFDDGAEVKRKPPPKRLGVKRPAGAKPVTKKSVAPATEKKEPEPQQLSPKNPAETEPVNVPPPKSSYTFDFDKFDDPNFNPFGTKATMGNSPPRGVQTSPVLMKAPAPVQEPEAFAQDDQPEAPAQDDQPEAPAQDDHLEHSSPPAVSETNENIVESDLPVTKKPAEDVESFTVSSTNIPQNPALQVPDLMATPEYKVDLQNQICDFGVSAPFEDEFVPGALFMPGGDFDGQIDYLEQFGSSTFKESALRKQSLYLKFDPLLKESPKKTGMDSGISGFSMPRPSLAIRMMEAAKSEVKQKSHSDSMKLLVDLPPRAVETVVPDPTVLDLLVPTLKQPVKTEDSIIEVLKYSQRDMDAALQKAERQAEERQQELKTQIEKLQLENQHMLFIVSEFEVTITQITDEYKQKEDLAKIELERVLQEKDQMSKDLNELERSFSSVVKRLDRCKEVIEGFKKNEETLKQYAQNCMDRLQKEEKRYQALKAHAEEKLDHANKAINEVRTKQCAEVAALQVQLKREQLKVQSLEKDLEQKAKEVKDVTELCDELLLKVQKHGF; encoded by the exons ATGAGTTCTGAGGCACTAAAGGAGAATCAGGGAGCTGTATGGATGAACAGCACTTCTGAAGCCGCTTTTGACATTTTCACATTGGAACAGTCGACTGGCAGGCCCTCGATCCTGCGGCAGTCCCAGGCTGACAACATCAGCAGGACTGCGCATAGAGGAGCAAAG GTTTGTTTTCAAACTCCACGGCGAGACCCAGTCACAAAGAAGATCATGTCCCCGAGCCGCGCTAGTAGGCCGTCCAGCCAAGAGGACAGCAGTAAAGCACTGGAAACTCTCACGGCCTCTACTGACCA GAGTTCACTGTTGAATAACCCTTCCACCACACCGATTGACATGCAGAGTGACAGCCTTGCCTACCTTGATGATATGCCTGTTCAGAGCAGAGGTGCCTATACCCTCGATCTTGACAATCTAGATGTCCTCAACCCTTTCCAGGGGTCCAGTAAAATGCAGAATTCTCCTCCTAAATCTTCTGCCTTACCGGAGTCTTGGACATCAGTGCTTGTAGAGTCAGATAAAACTGCAGCCCCCGTTTCTGCACCTCAGCCTGAGGTTCCAGAGGTGACTGACACTGCACTTGATGAGACTCTTCCCTTTGTCCCATCAGTAGAGAATTCCCTTTCAGAATGTTCTGCCAACATATCTTCAGCAGAGGGCACGGTCATCATCAAGACTGACAACATTGAAAACAGTGCCACAGATGTGGAGGAGTCTGATATGACTGAACCAGCACCAGTGTCACAACAGATTCCTGTTTTGGAAGATCAGCCTGAAGCCCAGGATTTGGCACGACCCCCTGTGGGATCCTACAACTTGGATTTTGACGATCTTGACTCTCTCAACCCACTCCAAACTGGTGGCTCAAAGATCCCAAACTCTCCTCTAATTGGCAAGGCATCAGTAGTTTCCGATCCACCCCTGCCAAGCCAAGAAGCTAAACAGGAACCAGAGCTCTCAGTCCACACCCCAGATGTCCCAACATCTTCAGATGCCTCCATACCACCTCAGGAGAACTCCACTGCCACAGCGGGCTCCTCATCTACAGCACCCCCTAAAAAGAACGAGATGCTACTAgagtttaattttgatgatgGCGCTGAAGTCAAACGCAAACCTCCTCCGAAACGTCTTGGGGTCAAAAGACCTGCAGGTGCAAAACCTGTTACCAAAAAATCTGTTGCACCAGCCACAGAAAAGAAAGAACCAGAACCCCAGCAGTTGTCCCCTAAGAATCCAGCGGAGACGGAACCTGTGAATGTTCCTCCTCCTAAAAGTTCTTACACCTTTGATTTTGACAAGTTTGATGACCCAAACTTTAACCCCTTTGGCACAAAGGCTACGATGGGTAACTCTCCACCACGTGGTGTCCAGACTAGCCCTGTTTTGATGAAAGCACCAGCTCCAGTTCAGGAGCCTGAGGCTTTTGCACAAGATGACCAGCCTGAAGCCCCTGCACAAGATGACCAGCCTGAAGCCCCTGCACAAGATGACCACCTAGAGCACAG TTCTCCCCCAGCAGTTTCTGAAACCAATGAAAACATTGTAGAATCTGATCTTCCTGTCACTAAGAAG CCTGCAGAAGATGTAGAGTCATTCACTGTGTCCAGCACTAACATACCCCAGAATCCAGCATTACAGGTGCCAGACCTCATGGCAACACCAGAATATAAAGTGGATCTACAGAACCAGATCTGTGATTTTGGTGTGTCGGCACCATTTGAAGATGAGTTTGTGCCAGGAGCATTGT TCATGCCCGGGGGAGATTTTGATGGGCAGATTGATTATCTGGAGCAGTTTGGATCAAGCACT TTTAAGGAGTCAGCCTTGCGGAAGCAGTCACTGTATTTGAAGTTTGACCCACTGTTGAAAGAGAGTCCAAAGAAAACTGGAATGGACAGTGGCATCTCTGGATTCAGCATGCCACGGCCTTCTCTTGCCATTAG GATGATGGAGGCCGCAAAGTCTGAAGTAAAGCAGAAGTCTCACAGTGACAGTATGAAGCTGCTGGTCGATCTGCCTCCACGA GCAGTGGAAACTGTGGTGCCAGATCCAACTGTTCTGGACTTGCTGGTTCCCACATTAAAACAGCCAGTGAAGACTGAGGACTCCATCATAGAGGTTCTGAAGTACAGCCAGAGAGACATGGATGCTGCATTACAGAAAGCAGAGAGACAG GCGGAGGAACGACAACAAGAGCTTAAGACTCAGATTGAGAAGCTGCAGCTGGAGAATCAGCATATGCT GTTTATAGTGTCAGAATTTGAGGTCACCATCACTCAAATCACTG ATGAGTATAAACAGAAGGAAGATTTGGCCAAAATTGAGTTGGAGCGAGTCCTTCAGGAAAAAGACCAGATGTCCAAAGATTTGAATGAGTTGGAGAGATCCTTCTCCTCTGTTGTCAAACGCCTTGACAGATGCAAGGAAGTCATTGAGGGATTCAAAAAG AATGAGGAAACTCTGAAGCAGTATGCGCAGAACTGCATGGACAGACTGCAGAAAGAAGAAAAGCGTTATCAAGCTTTGAAGGCCCATGCTGAGGAGAAACTAGATCA CGCGAATAAGGCCATAAATGAGGTTCGTACTAAACAGTGTGCAGAAGTGGCAGCACTGCAGGTGCAGCTCAAAAGAGAACAGCTGAAAGTTCAGTCCTTAGAAAAGGATCTGGAACAAAAG GCTAAAGAAGTCAAAGATGTCACAGAACTGTGTGATGAGCTGCTACTTAAAGTGCAAAAGCATGGGTTTTAG
- the mycla gene encoding protein L-Myc-1a, whose product MPGVNTHTLYGWDMEHYFFDEMDTEEDFFKSTAPSEDIWKKFELLPTPPMSPSRTLDGDWLLSLTGDRLGWAPPKVLTCDEEYEGLHKFDPLDIFGNLGSIVIKDCMWSGFSTSHRLEKVAHGERAPVTAQIQTSSAQKAARAASGTPVTGTQAAQCVNPAAVLELPVPHNKKVAVGSSGSECRSDSSDDDEDDDEIDVVTVDNRPKRGRPPSRRTPVTITVSADPFGPCPKRFHVSLHRQQHNYAAPSPDTDPEDDFDEIESVSKRPRLEPSSSPSSPLSSPATSDSEDSSEQRRNFLERKRRDDLRSRFQALREEIPGLSASSKTSKVAILTQATEYLLQLHASQRRQAQEKRKLKAKQQQLLRRISVLQNS is encoded by the exons ATGCCTGGAGTCAACACTCACACACTGTACGGCTGGGACATGGAGCACTACTTTTTTGATGAGATGGACACCGAGGAGGATTTCTTTAAGTCTACAGCCCCTAGCGAGGATATATGGAAGAAATTCGAGCTGCTTCCCACCCCACCCATGTCGCCCTCAAGGACGCTAGATGGGGACTGGCTACTGTCGTTAACGGGGGACCGGCTCGGGTGGGCGCCGCCAAAGGTGTTAACATGTGATGAGGAGTACGAGGGGCTGCACAAGTTCGACCCACTGGACATTTTTGGGAATCTGGGCTCTATCGTTATCAAAGACTGCATGTGGAGCGGCTTTTCCACGAGTCACCGGCTGGAAAAAGTGGCTCATGGCGAGCGAGCTCCTGTGACTGCTCAGATTCAGACCTCGAGCGCACAGAAAGCTGCTCGTGCCGCATCGGGCACGCCCGTGACCGGGACCCAGGCGGCACAGTGTGTGAACCCCGCCGCAGTCCTGGAGCTCCCTGTCCCGCATAACAAGAAAGTGGCAGTGGGCTCCTCCGGTTCTGAGTGTCGCTCTGACTCATCCG ATGACGATGAGGATGATGACGAGATTGACGTTGTGACCGTAGACAACCGACCAAAACGTGGCCGCCCTCCAAGTCGCCGTACGCCAGTAACCATTACAGTGAGTGCTGATCCATTTGGACCATGTCCCAAGCGCTTCCACGTGTCTCTGCATCGGCAGCAGCACAATTACGCCGCCCCCTCCCCTGACACTGATCCTGAGGATGACTTTGATGAGATTGAGTCTGTGAGCAAACGGCCACGTCTGGAGCCTTCATCCTCTCCCTCATCTCCACTTTCTTCACCTGCCACATCAGACTCTGAGGACTCCAGCGAGCAGCGTCGGAACTTTCTGGAGAGAAAGAGGAGAGATGACCTTCGCTCGAGGTTCCAGGCGCTCCGGGAGGAGATTCCTGGTCTTTCTGCATCCTCGAAGACCTCGAAGGTGGCGATTCTGACGCAGGCGACGGAATACTTGCTGCAGCTGCACGCGAGCCAACGGCGTCAAGCTCAGGAGAAGAGAAAACTCAAAGCCAAACAACAACAGCTTCTCCGCAGGATCAGCGTATTACAGAACTCCTAA